From Actinomyces slackii, a single genomic window includes:
- the casA gene encoding type I-E CRISPR-associated protein Cse1/CasA, which yields MTSTFNLLDEPWIKVVRINGTQDEVSLLTVFAEAETIAGVHGEIASQDFAILRLLLAICHRAMEGPADLDAWIEHWDDPSTLGEAAASYLMRYRDRFDLRHPTHPFFQVAGIHAASGKTSGLESLVVDVPNGHPFFTTRISEGLDRMTWAEAARWLIHVHAFDPSGIRSGAVGDPQVKGGKGYPIGPGWTGQIGGIHLEGSNLARTLLLNTTATELVPDLEDVDPDADLPPWERDQDGPAGTADLPLNGPVTCYTWQTRRVLLHGDDTFVTGLFLGNGDKATPQNRYSSEPMTAWRYSDPQTKKFRATVFMPRKHPTDQAFWRGLPSLVSQLSPTVSVKGKEVTRYRSPGVVVFYQELMRRRITPNSGLIPLHAVGITYGAQEAVVTELVDDALSLPAALLDPDSQESRRLAVIVRDAMEETEQVAYALRRLASNLDLASGGSPDTASAAGDRARAAFYQVIDEEFPRWLALLDERDPNRSREEWRDYLRREALRQQNALANTVPETAFAGRGEGNGRMDVSRALLFFRLALTKVLPRPPSSASSDHRTEGTPA from the coding sequence ATGACATCGACCTTCAACCTCCTGGACGAGCCTTGGATCAAGGTCGTCCGGATAAACGGCACTCAGGATGAGGTCTCACTGCTCACCGTGTTCGCAGAAGCGGAGACCATCGCGGGTGTTCATGGCGAGATCGCCTCCCAGGATTTCGCGATCCTGCGGCTTCTGCTCGCCATCTGCCACCGCGCCATGGAAGGGCCTGCCGACCTCGATGCGTGGATAGAGCACTGGGATGACCCCTCCACTCTTGGCGAGGCGGCAGCGAGCTACCTCATGCGGTATCGAGACCGCTTCGACCTGCGTCACCCGACTCATCCCTTCTTCCAAGTGGCCGGGATCCATGCTGCCTCGGGCAAGACCTCTGGGCTGGAATCACTGGTCGTTGATGTTCCTAACGGTCACCCGTTCTTCACCACTCGCATCTCCGAGGGCTTGGATCGGATGACGTGGGCGGAGGCCGCCCGCTGGCTCATCCATGTCCATGCTTTCGATCCATCCGGGATCAGGTCGGGTGCCGTCGGCGACCCACAGGTCAAGGGCGGAAAGGGATATCCCATCGGGCCAGGATGGACCGGGCAGATCGGTGGGATCCACCTCGAAGGCAGCAACCTCGCCAGAACGCTCCTGCTCAACACGACCGCGACGGAACTCGTTCCTGATCTTGAGGACGTTGACCCCGACGCCGACCTACCGCCCTGGGAGCGGGATCAGGACGGGCCGGCCGGCACCGCAGACCTCCCCCTGAACGGCCCAGTCACCTGCTACACCTGGCAGACCAGAAGAGTGCTTCTTCATGGCGACGACACCTTCGTCACAGGCCTCTTCCTCGGCAACGGTGACAAGGCGACGCCGCAGAACCGCTACTCGTCGGAACCCATGACGGCATGGCGCTACTCTGATCCGCAGACGAAGAAGTTCAGGGCAACCGTCTTCATGCCGAGAAAGCACCCAACTGATCAAGCCTTCTGGCGAGGTCTTCCCTCCCTCGTATCTCAGCTCAGCCCCACCGTGTCAGTCAAGGGCAAGGAGGTCACTCGCTACCGCTCCCCCGGAGTCGTGGTTTTCTACCAGGAACTCATGCGCCGGAGGATCACGCCCAACTCGGGCTTGATCCCGTTGCATGCTGTTGGTATCACCTACGGGGCGCAGGAGGCTGTCGTCACTGAGCTGGTCGACGATGCTCTCAGCCTTCCTGCAGCGCTGCTCGATCCCGACTCGCAGGAGAGCCGCCGTCTGGCCGTCATTGTCCGCGACGCCATGGAGGAGACGGAGCAGGTGGCTTACGCCCTTCGTCGACTCGCCTCCAACCTTGACCTCGCCAGCGGCGGAAGTCCGGACACGGCATCTGCGGCAGGGGATCGTGCGCGTGCTGCCTTCTACCAGGTCATCGACGAGGAGTTCCCCCGCTGGCTCGCCCTGCTTGACGAGAGGGACCCGAACCGATCTCGCGAGGAGTGGCGTGACTACCTGCGTCGCGAGGCGCTTCGTCAGCAGAACGCTCTCGCCAACACGGTTCCGGAGACCGCGTTTGCCGGTCGAGGTGAGGGAAACGGGCGCATGGACGTCAGCCGCGCCCTGCTCTTCTTCCGACTGGCGCTCACCAAGGTCCTTCCCCGACCGCCCAGCTCCGCATCATCCGACCACCGCACAGAAGGGACACCCGCATGA
- a CDS encoding CRISPR-associated helicase/endonuclease Cas3: MSLSIAAQRVWAKSGYDPERQRWLPLWLHLLDAAAVAEHLARTWIAPAIADLLEREFSGSQSTLSPADEFCLLASWLAGIHDIGKCTPAFSMQVGGLDDRMTEAGLSHEAIDPMERRKVPHALAGHHIVESWLVEDLDWNVDSAQALASIVGAHHGIPATSSALNDLKARQPLLGGERWSQVQRELLDLATERTGAGPLLAHWAQRRWSQTFLVELSGLVIVTDWIASCEDYFPLMHLDDLGLEHFLPTAHSGRAARGIARLEIPTPWRPRDDGETADTLLASRFSLPPGAKATDVQERAVDAARSMPLPGILIIQESTGGGKTEAAKLAVEILAARTGRSGALFALPTQATTDAMFARELDWLERIEDAYAADGAPSTFAVSLQHGRARLNRQAGALRRAGWQIHDRLLGGLGGDAPDHGSPQPRDIGRDEDAARLSHGDAGVPGRQRADLAILAWFAGRKKSMLSDFVVTTVDHLLFGAMRAPHLALRHLGLSRKVVIVDEVHSYSTYMNTYLDRALTWLAAYGVPVVLLSATLSEARCAAMVDAYQRGLELSAGRKPPRTPQPKPISTPFPCLVTAGTSEVQVMPTNASGRRSTVRLKRLTRELDLPLLLNDALADGGCALIVRNTVRRAQETYEHLREAFGEEVSLHHARFTIGDRMAKDADLLRRFGPPRSHPERPYRSIVVATQVVEQSLDVDFDLLITDLAPIDLILQRMGRLHRHDRLRPQRLSTATCYIDWLPNTGNPAPRIEPGAKAIYGEQDMLLTAAALNAILDGTGTITTPDDIHDLIEAVYGLEVSIPPAWQEAVVTAREAAARELAAKHDAAKGFLLGEPKPSGRRADLVGWLHTAASDNEEKGRAQVRDGEDSLEVILVDLHRLGGQEELRTLPTAAEAPGVIIPTDRKPDRDVVRAMVMSTVRLPAGVTRGASFDRAIAELEIHVVPPWQDDRDLRGQLVLPLVDGRTELAGTLLEYDSSTGLKEIRP, translated from the coding sequence ATGAGCCTGTCCATTGCCGCCCAGCGCGTGTGGGCGAAGTCCGGCTATGACCCGGAACGCCAGCGATGGCTGCCTCTGTGGCTGCACCTGCTCGATGCTGCTGCAGTGGCGGAGCACCTGGCCCGTACCTGGATCGCTCCTGCGATCGCCGACCTGTTGGAGCGGGAGTTCTCCGGCTCCCAGTCCACCCTCTCACCCGCCGACGAGTTCTGCCTCCTCGCCTCCTGGCTCGCAGGCATCCACGATATCGGCAAGTGCACGCCCGCATTCTCCATGCAGGTCGGAGGTCTCGATGACCGCATGACAGAGGCAGGCCTGAGCCACGAAGCCATTGACCCCATGGAACGGCGCAAGGTCCCGCATGCCCTGGCCGGCCACCACATCGTGGAGTCCTGGCTCGTGGAGGATCTGGACTGGAACGTCGATTCAGCCCAGGCGCTGGCGTCGATCGTCGGGGCTCATCATGGCATCCCGGCAACATCCTCCGCCTTGAACGATCTCAAGGCCCGTCAGCCCCTTCTGGGTGGCGAGCGCTGGAGCCAAGTTCAACGCGAGTTGTTGGACCTGGCGACTGAGCGCACCGGAGCAGGCCCTCTCCTGGCGCATTGGGCACAGCGGAGGTGGTCGCAGACCTTCCTCGTCGAGCTCTCCGGCCTGGTCATCGTGACTGACTGGATCGCCTCCTGCGAGGACTACTTCCCGCTCATGCACCTGGATGACCTGGGCCTGGAGCACTTCCTGCCGACAGCGCACTCAGGTCGCGCCGCCCGAGGGATCGCCCGCCTGGAGATCCCCACCCCGTGGCGGCCACGCGATGACGGTGAGACCGCCGACACTCTCCTCGCCTCGCGCTTCAGCCTGCCGCCGGGAGCCAAGGCCACCGATGTCCAAGAACGCGCTGTCGATGCCGCTCGCTCGATGCCCCTCCCTGGGATACTCATCATTCAGGAGTCCACCGGTGGCGGCAAGACTGAGGCCGCCAAGTTAGCGGTCGAGATCCTCGCGGCTCGTACTGGCCGCTCCGGAGCCCTCTTCGCTCTTCCCACCCAGGCGACGACGGACGCCATGTTCGCGCGCGAACTCGACTGGCTGGAGCGCATTGAGGACGCGTATGCCGCAGACGGGGCGCCCTCCACGTTCGCTGTCAGTCTCCAGCACGGACGGGCTCGCCTCAATCGGCAAGCGGGGGCTCTGCGCCGCGCAGGGTGGCAGATTCACGACCGTCTCCTTGGCGGGCTCGGCGGCGACGCTCCGGATCACGGTTCCCCTCAACCGCGGGACATCGGCCGTGACGAGGACGCCGCGCGTCTTTCTCATGGGGATGCAGGAGTCCCGGGACGCCAGCGCGCGGATCTCGCCATCCTCGCCTGGTTCGCGGGCAGGAAGAAGTCCATGCTCTCAGACTTCGTCGTCACCACGGTGGACCATCTGCTCTTCGGTGCGATGCGCGCACCGCATCTCGCCCTCAGGCACCTCGGCCTGTCCCGCAAGGTCGTCATCGTCGACGAGGTCCACTCCTACTCCACGTACATGAACACCTACCTAGACCGTGCGCTGACGTGGCTGGCCGCATACGGGGTGCCCGTGGTGCTCCTGTCAGCCACGCTCTCCGAGGCACGATGCGCTGCCATGGTGGACGCCTATCAGCGTGGCCTCGAGCTCTCGGCGGGGAGGAAGCCGCCGAGGACGCCCCAGCCCAAGCCGATCAGCACACCCTTCCCCTGTCTCGTCACTGCTGGAACATCCGAGGTCCAGGTCATGCCCACGAATGCCTCCGGCCGCCGCAGCACGGTGCGCCTCAAGCGCCTCACCAGGGAACTGGACCTGCCCCTCCTTTTGAACGACGCCCTGGCCGACGGCGGCTGTGCGCTCATCGTGCGCAATACGGTCCGGCGTGCACAGGAGACATACGAGCATCTCCGCGAGGCCTTCGGCGAGGAGGTGAGTCTCCACCACGCCCGTTTCACCATCGGCGACCGGATGGCCAAGGACGCCGATCTGCTCCGCCGTTTTGGTCCACCGCGCTCTCACCCCGAGAGGCCTTACCGGTCGATTGTCGTGGCCACGCAGGTGGTGGAGCAATCCCTGGATGTTGACTTCGACCTCCTCATCACCGATCTCGCCCCCATCGATCTCATCCTCCAGCGCATGGGGCGCCTCCATCGTCATGATCGTTTGCGTCCACAGCGGTTGAGCACAGCCACTTGCTACATCGACTGGCTGCCGAACACGGGGAATCCAGCGCCGCGAATCGAACCCGGCGCGAAGGCCATCTACGGCGAACAGGACATGCTTCTCACGGCGGCCGCGCTGAACGCCATCCTGGACGGAACCGGCACTATCACTACTCCTGATGATATCCACGATCTCATCGAGGCCGTCTATGGGCTGGAAGTCTCCATACCACCCGCGTGGCAGGAGGCCGTCGTCACCGCCCGAGAGGCTGCAGCACGGGAACTCGCAGCCAAGCACGACGCAGCCAAGGGGTTCCTCCTCGGTGAGCCCAAACCCTCAGGCAGGAGGGCGGACCTGGTTGGCTGGTTGCACACCGCTGCCAGTGACAATGAGGAGAAGGGGCGCGCCCAGGTTCGCGATGGCGAGGACTCCCTGGAGGTCATCCTGGTCGACCTTCACCGCCTGGGCGGCCAGGAGGAACTCCGCACACTCCCGACCGCGGCCGAGGCGCCAGGGGTGATCATCCCCACCGACAGGAAGCCTGACCGCGATGTTGTGCGTGCCATGGTCATGTCGACGGTCCGGCTTCCCGCCGGCGTGACACGAGGGGCGAGCTTTGATCGGGCGATCGCTGAGCTCGAGATTCATGTCGTACCCCCTTGGCAGGATGATCGTGATCTGAGGGGGCAACTGGTCCTCCCCCTCGTCGACGGGCGCACCGAGCTCGCCGGAACACTACTGGAGTACGACTCATCAACTGGACTCAAGGAGATCCGCCCATGA